A stretch of Treponema vincentii F0403 DNA encodes these proteins:
- a CDS encoding sulfate/molybdate ABC transporter ATP-binding protein gives MKLEASIVKKMKGFTLDVSLSAAQGEIVGLLGESGGGKSMTLKSIAGILTPDSGRIILNEHVLFDSERKINVPVRDRNAGYMFQSYALFPYMTVRENICCGIKDRNRKKEIADHFLELLHITPFESRYPKELSGGQQQRVALARLLAASPSLIMLDEPFSALDNELKDSLQEDLKATLERAACPVLFVSHNKDEVERYCTRSLFIKNGRITETEGAI, from the coding sequence ATGAAGCTTGAAGCATCGATTGTAAAAAAGATGAAGGGCTTTACGCTTGACGTTAGCCTTTCCGCGGCGCAGGGCGAAATTGTCGGCTTGCTCGGAGAATCGGGCGGCGGAAAATCCATGACGCTTAAATCCATTGCCGGTATTCTAACGCCCGATTCGGGCAGAATTATCTTAAACGAGCATGTTCTTTTCGATTCCGAACGGAAAATCAACGTACCGGTACGGGATCGGAACGCCGGCTACATGTTCCAGTCGTATGCGCTCTTTCCGTATATGACAGTGCGGGAAAACATTTGCTGCGGAATAAAAGACCGGAACCGCAAAAAAGAGATTGCCGATCATTTTTTGGAGCTTTTGCACATTACTCCCTTTGAAAGCCGCTATCCTAAGGAGCTTTCCGGCGGGCAGCAACAGCGGGTTGCCCTCGCACGCCTCCTCGCAGCCTCTCCTTCGCTGATTATGTTGGACGAACCGTTTTCCGCCCTCGATAACGAGCTGAAAGATTCCCTGCAAGAAGATTTAAAAGCAACCCTCGAACGCGCCGCTTGTCCCGTCCTCTTTGTCTCTCATAATAAGGATGAGGTTGAACGGTATTGTACCCGCTCGCTTTTCATCAAAAACGGCAGAATAACGGAAACCGAAGGCGCAATTTAA